The nucleotide sequence TTGAATCGGCCCATGATTGCATTCACCTGGCTGTTGGCTTCCAGCAGTTGCCGGGTGTTGTTTTCGCTGGCCAATCCGCCTTCCACCAGTTCCTCCACCATATGGCGGATCTGCACCATGCTGCGGTTGATTTCTTCGGTCACGGCGCTCTGTTGTTCGGCGGCGGTGGCGATCTGGGTGCTCAGGCTGTTGATCTGGCCGACGGAGCCGGCCATTTCATCCAGGCCGGAGTTGACCCGGGAGGTCGCGTCGGCAGCCGACTGGCAACTGGCCTGGGTGTTCTCCATCGCCGCAACCGACGAACTCACGCCTTGAGTCAGGCGGGTCAGCATTTCGTTGATTTCCGAGGTACTGGCCTGGGTGCGGGCGGCGAGGGCACGCACCTCGTCGGCCACCACGGCGAAGCCGCGACCTTGTTCACCGGCCCGGGCGGCTTCGATGGCGGCGTTGAGCGCCAGCAGGTTGGTCTGCCCGGCGATGGCACCGATCACACCGAGAATCTCGGTGATGCGTTGCGCATCCTGCTGCATGCTTTCGACCTTGCGGGTGGCGCTGGCGACTTCATCGATCAGTGCCACCACGCTGTTGGAGGCCTCGCCCACCACCACGCGAGAACGATCGGCATGTTCGTTGGCGCGCTGGGTGAACGCCGCTGTCTCGGCGGCGTTCAGGGCCACGCTTTCGGCCGTGGAGCTCATTTCGGTGATGGCGGTCACGGTCTGGTCGGTTTCCGAGGCGTGGCGCATCAGGATTTCGCTGGTGTGGGCCGACGTCCGCTGCAGGTTGTCCAGGCTCGAAGCCATGGCACCGGTTGCCTGGGTCACTTCGCCGATCATGTCTTGCAGGTAAACGATGAAGCGGTTGACCGAATGACCAATCGCTCCCAGTTCGTCCTCGGCACGGATGGTGATGCGCCGGGTCAGGTCGGCATCGCCGGTGGACAGCGCATCGATGTTGCCCTTGAGCATCTTCATGCGGCCGGTCAACTGACGGATCGCGTACAACTGCATCAGCACCAGCAGGATGACCATCGGGATCTGCAGCAGGCTGAGGGTGTTCAGTACGTCATCGCGCTGGGCGGTGATCAGGCGGGTTGGCAAGGCGGTGGCAAGGAACCAGGGCGTGCCTTCGATAGGACGCATGAAAAACGTGCTGGCTTCGCCCTTGTTGTCGAACTCGACGCGCTGCAGCGATTGATCGCGTTTAGCCAGGCCAGCCTTGACCTGAGCGGCAAACGGCGAAGCGGCTGCCAGTTCGCTGATGTTCTTGAGCACGATCGGACCGCTGATGCGCGAGCTGTTGCTGATGATTTTGCCGTCGCCTTCGACAATCAGCATTTCAGCATTCAGGTCGGCTTCCTTGCGCGCCACCAGGTCATTGAAGAACCCCAGGGTCACGTCGATGGTGGAGACGCCATACGGCACGCCGTTCTTCTGGATGGCCATGGCGCAGTTGGTGCGCGGTTCGGCGCTGGCGTCATCTTTATACGCGGCGGCCCAGGCGCATTTGCCGGGTGGGGTGGCCATGCCGCCCTTGTGCCAGGGTTGGTCGTAATAGTTCGGCGCGGCGTCGCTGTTCCAGAAGGTGTTGACCACCAGTTTGCCGGAGCCGTCGCGATGCCAGAAGGTGCTGAACTTGCTGCGTCCTTCGGCTCGCTGGTTGGGCAGCGGCCAGATCCCGCCACCGAAGACTTTCGGTTCGCCGTATTGATCCACCAGGCCCGGGAGTACCTTGTCGATGGCATCGCTGTCGAGCAACGGGATGGTCTGGGTGATGCTGCGTTGCTGGGCTTGCACTTTGTTCAGCTCGCCCTGGATCTGCTCCGCGACTTCGCCGATGCGATTGAGCGCTACTTGCTCCTCGGTCTGGCGCAGCTTGGGCGCGACCAGGTAGCTGATGCCCACCACAGTGAGGATGGACAACACGAGGATGAATAGGACCAGGAACAGCGTGTAGCGGGCCTGAATGGTGCGGAATGAGGACATTGGGGTGTTCCTTGCTCGAAAGCGTCTTTCGGGGCGGTAGACGTGTCTGTATCGGCCCCTGGCCATAACGCTTGAATGGCGCACGCCTGGCGAGGGGTACCGTTCGTCTACAACGTTGCCCGTCATGCCGCCGAGCTGACCCGCGTGCCTCTCCAATTGCGCGTATGGGCCTGCAGCTCATCGTGCAGCCGCTGCATCGGCCCGGCATGCAGGTCGAGCTGGCGAGCCTGGGCACCACGGTGGAACAGCGCCTGCCAGTTCAGCTCGCCTTCGAGGGGCAGCATGCCGGTGAAGATGAACCCGGCGGCCATCAACCGTCGATAATCATCGGGGAACTGCCGGCGCAGTCCGAGTCGTACCGAGATCGACCATTGGGCCGGCAAGCGTTGCAGTTGCCGGGCCAGGTGCCGGCTCATCTGCCCGGCGACGACGTCGATACGCCCGGGTAACGAGCTGATCTGCAACGGCTGTGTCGGAGTGGGGGCGTCGTCGAACGTGGTTCCAAAATGCGCAACCAAGGGGGCCATCAACCATTGGCACGCGGCAGGCCATTGCACCTGCGGCAGCGGACGGTGATGATCGCCGATCAACTGACAGCCGACCACAATGGTCTCGGCTTGGGCCGTGGCGAACGGCGAGGGCACATGGTCGGGCATCAATCCGGTGTCATGGAAACCGAGCCGCTGCGCCAATCGCTGGCTGTAGCGGTGGCTGGTGACTTGTTTGATGGATAGCCTCACGAGGCCGAGGTCCTCACAGCGCTCCAGTAACTGCCGACCCAGGCGGGTAGCAATCTGACTGCCCTGCAGTGCAGGGTCCACTGCCACGAGTGCCAGTTCTGCATCATCCCGGTTCGCGGCAGGTCGGCACAACGCAGCGTGGCCAACCACCCGGTCCTCCAGCACGGCAACCATGGAAAACCACTGTCGATGCTGGTGGTGCTGGCAAATCATATGTGGCACGTAGACGTCCGGCGAAACGTAGTGATCGCCGTATACCCGACGGAACAGTTCACTGGTTCCGAGGGCATCCGTGGGCCTGAACGCCCTGATGACCACGGCGCTCATCCGGCCGGCCTCGCTGCCATCGGGCCATAGACCCTACGGTCGATGACCGGCAGGTGTTTGCCGGAGCGTGGGTGACGCTCCAGGTCCTGCGCCTGGCAGGCATGCACTTGCAGGTCGAGTTGATCGATGCCCGGATGGTGCTGGATCAAAGCGGATTTCAGCGCCTGGGACAGTGATTCGCAGGTGTTCGCGGGGTTGTCGGGGGCCCATTTGAGCACCATACGATCAGTGTTTCCGGCGGGCTCGATGATCAGTTGCCATTGAAGTTCGCCGCCGATGCCTTGGATGATCTCGCTGATCTGTTGCGGGAGCAGCGAAGCCACGCCGACCCGCACCCGCTGGCTCTGTGCACTACGTCCCGCCAGCTCGAACTTGCGACGAGGGGTGCCGGCAGGCTCGCGCCAACAGGCCCGGTCACCCACGGGGTAACGCACAATCGGCATCAGGGTCCGGGTGAAGTTGGTCACCACCAGATTGCCGGGGCGGTCGCATGCCTCGATGAGCTCGCCGCTGACTTCATCGATGATATCTACCCGCGTCTGTTCGTCGAATACGCGGTGCTCGCCGAGCCTGCAATCAGGGGCGCTGGCCCCCACCAGTCCGGCGTCCACGCTGGCATAACCGATGGAGGTGAAGCGTGCCTGGGGAAAGGCTTGTCGCAACATCGGCAGTTGGCGCTCGAACAGGTGCTCCCCGCCGAACAGCACGGTGGTGATCCCGGGCAGCGTCCGACCCTGCTGATTCAGATGACTGGCAATCGCCAGTAGATGGGCCGGGACGCCCGCCAGCACATTGATACGGTGTGCGGTCACCGCGTCGGCCAGCACCTCGGGTTCTACCGATCCGGTGAAGGGGAACTCGGCAATCGGGAGATCAACCTGGCAGAGGGCGCCATGAATGAACAGGAAGCTCGCATACAGGTCCCCCGAAAAGAACAGGTTGGCAATTCGATCACCCGCTTCAAGCTGGGCGGACAGATGGCGGGCGAAGCAATCGAGCATCTGTTGCCATTCCGAGCGGGTGTACACCGACAGTTTTCCCTGACTGGTCGTGCCACCGGTTTTATAGATCAGGGCATCGGTGACTGGAGCGGTCAGTACATCCCAGCTGTCCAGGTCATGGCTGCCGCGCCAGTAATCGCGGGTGTCGACAATCGGCAGGTCCTCAAAAACGCAGCCTTGCGCGGGTAGATGCTTCCAGTGGTTCTGGTAATACGCTGAATGCAGGCGGATATGGGCCAGCCATTGTTCAAATGGGAACGCAGTACTCATCAGGGGGCTCTCGGGCTATGAAGTTCGCTGGATAAGTGGCGGGCGAAGGGCGATCAGCCGGGTCTTCTGGAGTCAATCACCAGCGGGACTTTGCCGCTGTGTCTGTTATGTTCGAAGCGTTCGGCCGGGCAGTGCCGGACTTCCAGTACCAGCAGGGCGGCATCGACCGACGCGCACAGCGGTTTCAGGGCCAGGACCCTGCGCCGTACCGTTTCCGCGGCGCCGTCGGCGCGGATCAGCAAGCGCTCACAACCGCTGCTGTCGTGATCGAGGACAATTTGAATGGCGACCCGGGCCAGCTCGACAAGCTCCCGGGTATTGATGGACTCCGTGGCAACACGCAGCACGCGACCGTGACGCTGGCGCAGCTCGAACCTGGGTGACTCCAGGCCACAAGGACAGGGGCCTGGCAACCAGCGTCCGCAATCGCCGACGTCGTAGCGCTGGAGAGGATGCACCTGGCGCTGCCGGGTGGTGAACAGCAAGCGTCCGGTCTCCCCCGGGCTGATCGGAACATCCTGATCCAGGTCGATGATTTCCAGGTGCTGGATGTCGTCCATCAGATGGAACACGCCATCGTCGCTGGCGGCGCAGGCATGGCCGAGGGGGCCTGCGTCCACGCTGCCGTACAGGGCCGAGCGAATGCTGGTGACGCCGCAGTCCAGGAACAATTGCCGGCTGGCGTGTCCCAGGTGCTCGCCGCCCAACAGCACCTTGCGCACCCCGCCGTAGCCTTGAAGGGCTCGCTTCTGGCTCGAGAACAGACGTTGCAGGGTGCTCGGCATGCCGATCAACGTGTTGATGCCGTGGGCGACGATCATCTCGGCGACTTCGTCGAATGCCTGGTCCGTCGGTGCCCCCATGGGGTAGTGCACGACGCTCATCTGCTCGAGTATTTTCGAGAAGCTGAAAAAGCCGCCGTAGAGGTTGCCGCCGTAGAACAGGTTCATCACCCGGTCCCGCGCAGGGTCCAGGCCGGCCGCGCGCAGTCCGTCGGCGGCGGCACGCATGTGGCGATCGAAATCGCGATAGCTGTAGCACGACAGCACGGGTGCGCCGCTGCTACCGCCGGAACGGAAGAACAGCTGCGCCTGGGCGTCGATGGGCAGCGCCATGAAACCTGCCTTGTCCATGATCGGCGTCGAAGGGTCCATCGGTATCGGCGCTGGAGAAGCGTCCAGCGTGACACGATGGTTCGCGACGTGGGCTTCAAGGCCGACCGACACCCGGCGGCTCAAGCGTTGCAGCGCGTAGACGCCATCGTGGGGCTCGCCGTCATAACCCTGTTGAATCTCGCGGGTTGCCGAGAGACGGGATACGCCGGCGGCTATCAGGCGGCGTGTCAGCGTTGGCGCCTGCTCCGGTTCACAGATGAGTGCGCAGCTCTGCAACACGTTCCGCCAGGGCAGCAGGGTCTCGGTCATGGCCGCTTGGGGGACTGGCCGCAGCAGCAGGGTGCGGAACAGCGGCGACGGCGACAGCTCGCGATGATGTTCCCAGAGAATGCGCCAGCCATCACCGGCCCAGACTCGGCCTGCATGCTCCGCGAAGCTGTGGTCCAATCGGGCAAGCGCCGTTCGGGTGGTGACCTCGCAGGCTTCGGCCGTGGTCAGCGCCAGCGCCGGCCATTGTCCGGCCCGCCGTTCGAATGCGGCGGCCAGGGCGTCGCCCACTTGCTGCATCACGCCGGGCTCGTCAGTGTCTACCAGCAGCCATTGCGGGCTGGAGCAGGCTTGCTGGTCGAGGCGACAGATTTCATCCACCAGGCTGTCCAGTGCCTGGGGGGTGGCGGCGTGAGGCGTGGCATAGGCGAAGCTGACGCGATGCCCCCAGTCGATCCAGCGACACCCGCTGGGGATCTGCTCGCGAAGGGCCTTGAGCGCCGTCTCGCCGCCCCAGGCGCTGACCCCCTGTGCCAGGGCGAAAAGACGCCGGCTGTCGTGGTGGGGCACCGGCAATACCGCCAGGTAATCACAGAGCCGGCCACTGTCGTCGCACGCCAGGAAAGCCGCCAGCAGGCGCGCCGTCAGATCCCCATCCCGTGTGCTCGGGCGTATCCAGTTGATGTTGCCCGCCAGCAGGCTTTCCAGGGCCGCGCAGAACGCCAGCAGCGGCGCGTTGCCCGGCGTGACGTGCACCACCAGGCCCAAGGGCTGCCAGCTTTCAAAGGGGCCATCGCTGTAGTCGATGCGCCGCAGCGAGCGAGGGTCTGGTCCCAGTTCCCGTGCGAGTTTCACGCTCAGTTGCTCGCGCCCGCAGAACGCGATCAGCGCCTGGCGCTGGTCCTCGTCGAGGAACGAGTCCCGTCCCGCCGCGCGCAGTGTTTGAGCGAACGCCTCGGCGCAGTCGAGCACGTTGTCACTCGACGGGGACGCAGCCAGGAGGGCGGGCAGTTGCGCTTGCAGGCGTTCGAGGGCCTGGTCGAGTGTCAGGCTCCCCAGCAGTTGGCCGTTGATGAGGTACATATCAGTGCTCCTTGATCAGTTCAGCGGCCGCCATGGCGCAGCTTCGGCTGGCGCTGGTGCCGGCACGGCCATGCAGCTCGAACCACTGGGTGCTCGCACCGCATTCGCAGTCGGCGGGGTGCAGGGTCGCGAGATCGCTCATCACCACGGCATGGGCGGGGCTGGAGGAGATATAAGGCGAGACGAACGACAGCAATCCGGCCTCGCCGAACGGCTGCACATTGAAGTTCGAGGGGTGACGGATGAAGACTTTCGAATAGACCGGTACATGAAACCGATGACGGGCACATTCGATGTAGGGCACGGCGTGCTCGACAGCTCCATAGCCGTCGCGGCACCGATGGGCTTCGATGCCCAGTTGCCGGGTGATGCGCTCGTAGACCTGATGGCGAGGCATCTCCTGGGCGGCCTGTTTTTTCCAGCCGCCGCCAAGAAATACCAGGGACGCAGGCGCGAGTGTCAGGTCCGGGACGGCGGTCTCGCGCATGCGCTCGAGTACGTGCCAAAGCAGCGCCGGAAAGCCGAAAATCCTCACCGGCAGGCCTTGCTCGGCGAATGCCTGCAGGGCGCGGATGACACCGAAAACGTCGAACTCATGACCGCTGCCGGTGCGTCGCAAGGCATAGACAACGCTGTTGGCCGGGGCGAAGCGACACAGGAACTGATCGGTATAGGCCGTACCGAGGCGATTGTCCGGTTCGGGTTCATGGCTGAGCAACAGGTAGTTGCACGGCGAGTCCGGCGTGGACCAACCGTAGTGATCGAAGATACGCGCCACCATCCCCTGGGCCGCCGCCATGCTGCGTGCGTCATAGCGCATGCGACTTTTCTGGCCGCCGGTACCCGAAGAAGTCAGCTCCAGGGCTTCCTCGCCAGTAGGACTGACCAGCAAGCGCTGCTTGAAGTAGTTGGCGTAGATGGGCGGCAGGCGCGACCAGTCCGTCAGATGCTCCAGGTCCGCGGCGGCGAGCCCGTTGGCGTTGAGCCAGTCTTCGTAGCCGGGGGTGTGGTGGCTATGGAACAGGCTGATCTCGGCCATGGCTCGATCGAACAGCCCGCAGGGTACCGAATCGGGGCTATAGGGTTGCGGCAATGCGCACAGCGCATCGGCGTGTGGGAAATGAATCATCGGATAACTTTCCTCAGGGCGGCAACATTCAAACGTGAGCGACCGGTCGCGACATGAACAGGCGCAACGCCACAGGACAGCTGAGCCCGGCGATACCGGCCATCAGGGCGAAGGATTCCAGGCTGCTGCCGGCCCCCAGCAGCGCCAGCACCGAACCGGCACCGCTCATCACGGCGATGGAGATCATCCCGATCATGGCCGAGACCAATCCTTTACTGTCGTCGCTGGCAAACAGCGCCAGTCGATACAGCACCGCATTGCCCATGCCGAGGCCGAGGGCGTAGACCGAAAGGCCAATGACCAGCACCGGCAGGGAAAGGGGCAACTGG is from Pseudomonas sp. B21-056 and encodes:
- a CDS encoding methyl-accepting chemotaxis protein produces the protein MSSFRTIQARYTLFLVLFILVLSILTVVGISYLVAPKLRQTEEQVALNRIGEVAEQIQGELNKVQAQQRSITQTIPLLDSDAIDKVLPGLVDQYGEPKVFGGGIWPLPNQRAEGRSKFSTFWHRDGSGKLVVNTFWNSDAAPNYYDQPWHKGGMATPPGKCAWAAAYKDDASAEPRTNCAMAIQKNGVPYGVSTIDVTLGFFNDLVARKEADLNAEMLIVEGDGKIISNSSRISGPIVLKNISELAAASPFAAQVKAGLAKRDQSLQRVEFDNKGEASTFFMRPIEGTPWFLATALPTRLITAQRDDVLNTLSLLQIPMVILLVLMQLYAIRQLTGRMKMLKGNIDALSTGDADLTRRITIRAEDELGAIGHSVNRFIVYLQDMIGEVTQATGAMASSLDNLQRTSAHTSEILMRHASETDQTVTAITEMSSTAESVALNAAETAAFTQRANEHADRSRVVVGEASNSVVALIDEVASATRKVESMQQDAQRITEILGVIGAIAGQTNLLALNAAIEAARAGEQGRGFAVVADEVRALAARTQASTSEINEMLTRLTQGVSSSVAAMENTQASCQSAADATSRVNSGLDEMAGSVGQINSLSTQIATAAEQQSAVTEEINRSMVQIRHMVEELVEGGLASENNTRQLLEANSQVNAIMGRFKLR
- a CDS encoding GNAT family N-acetyltransferase, with the protein product MSAVVIRAFRPTDALGTSELFRRVYGDHYVSPDVYVPHMICQHHQHRQWFSMVAVLEDRVVGHAALCRPAANRDDAELALVAVDPALQGSQIATRLGRQLLERCEDLGLVRLSIKQVTSHRYSQRLAQRLGFHDTGLMPDHVPSPFATAQAETIVVGCQLIGDHHRPLPQVQWPAACQWLMAPLVAHFGTTFDDAPTPTQPLQISSLPGRIDVVAGQMSRHLARQLQRLPAQWSISVRLGLRRQFPDDYRRLMAAGFIFTGMLPLEGELNWQALFHRGAQARQLDLHAGPMQRLHDELQAHTRNWRGTRVSSAA
- a CDS encoding phenylacetate--CoA ligase family protein → MSTAFPFEQWLAHIRLHSAYYQNHWKHLPAQGCVFEDLPIVDTRDYWRGSHDLDSWDVLTAPVTDALIYKTGGTTSQGKLSVYTRSEWQQMLDCFARHLSAQLEAGDRIANLFFSGDLYASFLFIHGALCQVDLPIAEFPFTGSVEPEVLADAVTAHRINVLAGVPAHLLAIASHLNQQGRTLPGITTVLFGGEHLFERQLPMLRQAFPQARFTSIGYASVDAGLVGASAPDCRLGEHRVFDEQTRVDIIDEVSGELIEACDRPGNLVVTNFTRTLMPIVRYPVGDRACWREPAGTPRRKFELAGRSAQSQRVRVGVASLLPQQISEIIQGIGGELQWQLIIEPAGNTDRMVLKWAPDNPANTCESLSQALKSALIQHHPGIDQLDLQVHACQAQDLERHPRSGKHLPVIDRRVYGPMAARPAG
- a CDS encoding acyl-CoA reductase, with translation MYLINGQLLGSLTLDQALERLQAQLPALLAASPSSDNVLDCAEAFAQTLRAAGRDSFLDEDQRQALIAFCGREQLSVKLARELGPDPRSLRRIDYSDGPFESWQPLGLVVHVTPGNAPLLAFCAALESLLAGNINWIRPSTRDGDLTARLLAAFLACDDSGRLCDYLAVLPVPHHDSRRLFALAQGVSAWGGETALKALREQIPSGCRWIDWGHRVSFAYATPHAATPQALDSLVDEICRLDQQACSSPQWLLVDTDEPGVMQQVGDALAAAFERRAGQWPALALTTAEACEVTTRTALARLDHSFAEHAGRVWAGDGWRILWEHHRELSPSPLFRTLLLRPVPQAAMTETLLPWRNVLQSCALICEPEQAPTLTRRLIAAGVSRLSATREIQQGYDGEPHDGVYALQRLSRRVSVGLEAHVANHRVTLDASPAPIPMDPSTPIMDKAGFMALPIDAQAQLFFRSGGSSGAPVLSCYSYRDFDRHMRAAADGLRAAGLDPARDRVMNLFYGGNLYGGFFSFSKILEQMSVVHYPMGAPTDQAFDEVAEMIVAHGINTLIGMPSTLQRLFSSQKRALQGYGGVRKVLLGGEHLGHASRQLFLDCGVTSIRSALYGSVDAGPLGHACAASDDGVFHLMDDIQHLEIIDLDQDVPISPGETGRLLFTTRQRQVHPLQRYDVGDCGRWLPGPCPCGLESPRFELRQRHGRVLRVATESINTRELVELARVAIQIVLDHDSSGCERLLIRADGAAETVRRRVLALKPLCASVDAALLVLEVRHCPAERFEHNRHSGKVPLVIDSRRPG
- a CDS encoding acyl-protein synthase, with the protein product MIHFPHADALCALPQPYSPDSVPCGLFDRAMAEISLFHSHHTPGYEDWLNANGLAAADLEHLTDWSRLPPIYANYFKQRLLVSPTGEEALELTSSGTGGQKSRMRYDARSMAAAQGMVARIFDHYGWSTPDSPCNYLLLSHEPEPDNRLGTAYTDQFLCRFAPANSVVYALRRTGSGHEFDVFGVIRALQAFAEQGLPVRIFGFPALLWHVLERMRETAVPDLTLAPASLVFLGGGWKKQAAQEMPRHQVYERITRQLGIEAHRCRDGYGAVEHAVPYIECARHRFHVPVYSKVFIRHPSNFNVQPFGEAGLLSFVSPYISSSPAHAVVMSDLATLHPADCECGASTQWFELHGRAGTSASRSCAMAAAELIKEH